A single window of Narcine bancroftii isolate sNarBan1 chromosome 1, sNarBan1.hap1, whole genome shotgun sequence DNA harbors:
- the LOC138762221 gene encoding spidroin-2-like, with protein sequence MGWERGARVYSAGSDGLGARGQDVQCWERWAGSEGPGCTVLGAMGWERGARVYSAGSDGLGARGQGVQCWERWAGSEGPGCIVLGAMGWERGARMYSAGSDGLGARGQGVQCWERWAGSEGPGCTVLGARGWERGARVYSAGSNGLGARGQGVQCWERGAGSEGPGCTVLGARGWERGAGSEGPGCTVLGARGWERGARVYSAGSEGLGARGWERGARVYSAGSEGLGARGQGVQCWERGAGSEGPGCTVLGARGWERGARVYSAGSEGLGARGQGVQCWERGAGSEGPGCTVLGARGWERGARVYSAGSEGLGARGQGVQCWERGAGSEGPGCTVLGARGWERGARVYSAGSEGPGCTVQGARGQGVQYWERGAGSEGPGCTVLGARGRERGAGSEGPGARGRERGAGSEGPGARGRERGAGSEGPGARGRERGAGSEGPGARGRERGAGSEGPGARGRERGAGSEGPGARGRERGAGSEGPGARGRERGAGSEGPGARGRERGAGSEGPGARGRERGAGSEGPGARGRERGAGSEGPGARGRERGAGSEGPGARGRERGAGSEGPGARGRERGAGSEGPGARGRERGAGSEGPGARGRERGAGSEGPGARGRERGAGSEGPGARGRGERGAGSEGPGARGRERGAGSEGPGARGRERGAGSEGPGARGRERGAGSEGPGARGRERGAGSEGPGARGRERGAGSEGPGARGRERGAGSEGPGARGRERGAGSEGPGARGRERGAGSEGPGARGRERGAGSEGPGARGRERGAGSEGPGARGRERGAGSEGPGARGRERGAGSEGPGARGRERGAGSEGPGARGRERGAGSEGPGARGRERGARERGAGSEGPGSEGPGARGQGVWCRERGARVYGAGSEGPGCMVPGARGQGVWCRERGARERGAGSEGPGSEGPGSEGPGSEGPGVWCWERGAGCMVLGARGRVYGAGSEGPGVWCWERGAGCMVLGARGRERGAGSEGPGARAERGRERGARERGARERGARERGARERGVQQDVEGLELEAGPEVLL encoded by the exons ATGGGctgggagcgaggggccagggtgTATAGTGCTGGGAGCGATGGGctgggagcgaggggccaggatGTACAGTGCTGGGAGCGATGGGctgggagcgaggggccagggtgTACAGTGCTGGGAGCGATGGGctgggagcgaggggccagggtgTACAGTGCTGGGAGCGATGGGctgggagcgaggggccagggtgTACAGTGCTGGGAGCGATGGGctgggagcgaggggccagggtgTATAGTGCTGGGAGCGATGGGctgggagcgaggggccaggatGTACAGTGCTGGGAGCGATGGGctgggagcgaggggccagggtgTACAGTGCTGGGAGCGATGGGctgggagcgaggggccagggtgTACAGTGCTGGGAGCGAGGGGctgggagcgaggggccagggtgTACAGTGCAGGGAGCAATGGGctgggagcgaggggccagggtgTACAGTGCTGGGAGCGAGGGGctgggagcgaggggccagggtgTACAGTGCTGGGAGCGAGGGGCTGGGAGCGAGGGGctgggagcgaggggccagggtgTACAGTGCTGGGAGCGAGGGGctgggagcgaggggccagggtgTACAGTGCTGGGAGCGAGGGGCTGGGAGCGAGGGGctgggagcgaggggccagggtgTACAGTGCTGGGAGCGAGGGGctgggagcgaggggccagggtgTACAGTGCTGGGAGCGAGGGGctgggagcgaggggccagggtgTACAGTGCTGGGAGCGAGGGGctgggagcgaggggccagggtgTACAGTGCTGGGAGCGAGGGGctgggagcgaggggccagggtgTACAGTGCTGGGAGCGAGGGGctgggagcgaggggccagggtgTACAGTGCTGGGAGCGAGGGGctgggagcgaggggccagggtgTACAGTGCAGGGAGCGAGGGGctgggagcgaggggccagggtgTACAGTGCTGGGAGCGAGGGGctgggagcgaggggccagggtgTACAGTGCTGGGAGCGAGGGGctgggagcgaggggccagggtgTACAGtgcagggagcgaggggccagggtgTACAGtgcagggagcgaggggccagggtgTACAGTACTGGGAGCGAGGggccgggagcgaggggccagggtgTACAGTGCTGGGAGCGAGGGGCCGGGAGCGAGGGGCCGGGAGCGAGGGGCCGGGAGCGAGGGGCCGGGAGCGAGGGGCCGGGAGCGAGGGGCCGGGAGCGAGGGGCCGGGAGCGAGGGGCCGGGAGCGAGGGGCCGGGAGCGAGGGGCCGGGAGCGAGGGGCCGGGAGCGAGGGGCCGGGAGCGAGGGGCCGGGAGCGAGGGGCCGGGAGCGAGGGGCCGGGAGCGAGGGGCCGGGAGCGAGGGGCCGGGAGCGAGGGGCCGGGAGCGAGGGGCCGGGAGCGAGGGGCCGGGAGCGAGGGGCCGGGAGCGAGGGGCCGGGAGCGAGGGGCCGGGAGCGAGGGGCCGGGAGCGAGGGGCCGGGAGCGAGGGGCCGGGAGCGAGGGGCCGGGAGCGAGGGGCCGGGAGCGAGGGGCCGGGAGCGAGGGGCCGGGAGCGAGGGGCCGGGAGCGAGGGGCCGGGAGCGAGGGGCCGGGAGCGAGGGGCCGGGAGCGAGGGGCCGGGAGCGAGGGGCCGGGAGCGAGGGGCCGGGAGCGAGGGGCCGGGAGCGAGGGGCCGGGAGCGAGGGGCCGGGAGCGAGGGGCCGGGAGCGAGGGGCCGGGAGCGAGGGGCCGGGAGCGAGGGGCCGGGAGCGAGGGGCCGGGAGCGAGGGGCCGGGAGCGAGGGGCCGGGAGCGAGGGGCCGGGAGCGAGGGGCCGGGAGCGAGGGGCCGGGAGCGAGGGGCCGGGAGCGAGGGGCCGGGGCGAGCGAGGGGCCGGGAGCGAGGGGCCGGGAGCGAGGGGCCGGGAGCGAGGGGCCGGGAGCGAGGGGCCGGGAGCGAGGGGCCGGGAGCGAGGGGCCGGGAGCGAGGGGCCGGGAGCGAGGGGCCGGGAGCGAGGGGCCGGGAGCGAGGGGCCGGGAGCGAGGGGCCGGGAGCGAGGGGCCGGGAGCGAGGGGCCGGGAGCGAGGGGCCGGGAGCGAGGGGCCGGGAGCGAGGGGCCGGGAGCGAGGGGCCGGGAGCGAGGGGCCGGGAGCGAGGGGCCGGGAGCGAGGGGCCGGGAGCGAGGGGCCGGGAGCGAGGGGCCGGGAGCGAGGGGCCGGGAGCGAGGGGCCGGGAGCGAGGGGCCGGGAGCGAGGGGCCGGGAGCGAGGGGCCGGGAGCGAGGGGCCGGGAGCGAGGGGCCGGGAGCGAGGGGCCGGGAGCGAGGGGCCGGGAGCGAGGGGCCGGGAGCGAGGGGCCGGGAGCGAGGGGCCGGGAGCGAGGGGCCGGGAGCGAGGGGCCGGGAGCGAGGGGCCGGGAGCGAGGGGCCGGGAGCGAGGGGCCGGGAGCGAGGGGCCGGGAGCGAGGGGCCGGGAGCGAGGGGCCGGGAGCGAGGGGCCGGGAGCGAGGggccgggagcgaggggccagggagcgaggggccgggagcgaggggccagggagcgaggggccgggagcgaggggccagggtgTATGGTgccgggagcgaggggccagggtgTATGGTgccgggagcgaggggccagggtgTATGGTgccgggagcgaggggccagggtgTATGGTgccgggagcgaggggccagggagcgaggggccgggagcgaggggccagggagcgaggggccagggagcgaggggccagggagcgaggggccgggTGTATGGTGCTGGGAGCGAGGGGCCGGGTGTATGGTGCTGGGAGCGAGGGGCCGGGTGTATGGTGCTGGGAGCGAGGGGCCGGGTGTATGGTGCTGGGAGCGAGGGGCCGGGTGTATGGTGCTGGGAGCGAGGGGCCGGGAGCGAGGGGCCGGGAGCGAGGGGCCGGGAGCGAGGGCGGAGCGGggccgggagcgaggggccagggagcgaggggccagggagcgaggggccagggagcgaggggccagggagcgaggg GTTCAGCAggatgtggaggggctggagtTAGAAGCAGGGCCAGAAGTTTTGCTCTGa